One window of the Falco biarmicus isolate bFalBia1 chromosome 2, bFalBia1.pri, whole genome shotgun sequence genome contains the following:
- the LOC130144517 gene encoding cytochrome c oxidase assembly factor 4 homolog, mitochondrial isoform X1: protein MEGARRSLGGRGEFWAPVRRSLQGKAPATGHPLQPSEAMARPGHARSHQPLEEAEEAEDPVDAMISRTGCMAQHRELQECMAARQDWRHCQPQVRAFGDCMARRQRAEELHRAPSLHPAQPSPTGE from the exons ATGGAGGGTGCCAGGCGCTCACTAGGAGGGCGTGGGGAATTTTGGGCACCAGTGAGGcg GTCTCTTCAGGGGAAGGCACCCGCCACTGGCcaccccctgcagcccagcgAGGCCATGGCGAGGCCGGGCCATGCCAGGAGCCACCAGCCGCTGGAGGAGGCCGAGGAGGCCGAGGACCCGGTGGACGCCATGATCTCACGGACAGGCTGCATGGCGCAGCACCGGGAGCTGCAGGAGTGCATGGCGGCGCGGCAGGACTGGCGACACTGCCAGCCCCAGGTCCGCGCTTTCGGTGACTGCATGGCCCGGCGGCAACGTGCCGAGGAGCTGCACCGGGCACCCAGCCTGCACCCAGCCCAACCGTCACCCACCGGGGAGTGA
- the LOC130144517 gene encoding cytochrome c oxidase assembly factor 4 homolog, mitochondrial isoform X2 — MARPGHARSHQPLEEAEEAEDPVDAMISRTGCMAQHRELQECMAARQDWRHCQPQVRAFGDCMARRQRAEELHRAPSLHPAQPSPTGE; from the coding sequence ATGGCGAGGCCGGGCCATGCCAGGAGCCACCAGCCGCTGGAGGAGGCCGAGGAGGCCGAGGACCCGGTGGACGCCATGATCTCACGGACAGGCTGCATGGCGCAGCACCGGGAGCTGCAGGAGTGCATGGCGGCGCGGCAGGACTGGCGACACTGCCAGCCCCAGGTCCGCGCTTTCGGTGACTGCATGGCCCGGCGGCAACGTGCCGAGGAGCTGCACCGGGCACCCAGCCTGCACCCAGCCCAACCGTCACCCACCGGGGAGTGA